Proteins encoded in a region of the Anopheles ziemanni chromosome 2, idAnoZiCoDA_A2_x.2, whole genome shotgun sequence genome:
- the LOC131285407 gene encoding 27 kDa hemolymph protein-like: MYFEKRSSYVLLSALGVLLAFQPAAVLAQDAKDTINLQDIDINKLKDVDINKLKDEVFADLLPPELKNVTLPKIEDILAHVKDKCSKVAGSGASYDEAEQAAQNFGECMKDLVDFESLPEEIKKAKPTGDLDTVFNKYCRRRSAAIECVDTFANKIDVCLDSDERESKVVLVNIVHGLLNFVCHKDGDQIALFIAEEGPECFSDQKDALIDCANKTLSGYLNDDTPSSSTNELPKLVMGKKQCDEMTTLQECMVQVLEGCKESTPANLVESLFKFVRRETPCANLTGEATPRKQAHGAGELTKPSYHSIIISTWIMALIASILGR; encoded by the exons ATGTACTTTGAAAAACGTTCTTCATATGTGTTACTAAGTGCATTGGGTGTGTTATTGG CATTTCAGCCAGCAGCAGTACTCGCGCAAGATGCGAAGGATACGATAAACCTGCAGGACATTGATATTAATAAGCTAAAGGACGTTGATATAAATAAGCTGAAAGACGAAGTCTTCGCAGACCTACTTCCACCAGAACTGAAGAACGTGACACTACCGAAGATTGAAGATATACTGGCTCACGTCAAGGATAAGTGTTCAAAGGTAGCCGGAAGCGGTGCCTCGTACGACGAAGCTGAACAGGCCGCGCAAAACTTTGGCGAATGCATGAAGGATCTCGTCGATTTCGAGAGTCTGCCGGAAGAGATAAAGAAAGCCAAACCCACTGGTGATTTGGATACCGTGTTCAACAA GTATTGTCGCAGACGGTCCGCTGCTATCGAATGTGTCGATACCTTCGCTAACAAGATCGATGTTTGCCTGGATAGTGACGAAAGAGAGAGCAAAGTGGTATTGGTCAACATTGTGCACGGATTGCTGAACTTTGTTTGCCACAAAGATGGAGATCAGATTGCAT TATTCATTGCAGAGGAAGGGCCAGAATGTTTCTCCGATCAGAAAGATGCTCTAATCGACTGCGCCAACAAAACGTTGTCCGGATATTTGAACGACGATACCCCTTCTTCCTCGACGAATGAATTGCCAAAGCTTGTCATGGGGAAAAAGCAGTGCGA CGAAATGACCACACTTCAGGAGTGTATGGTACAGGTCCTGGAAGGCTGCAAAGAGTCTACACCAGCGAACTTGGTTGAATCATTGTTTAAGTTCGTGCGCCGAGAAACCCCTTGTGCCAATTTGACGGGA gaaGCCACCCCAAGAAAGCAGGCCCACGGTGCTGGAGAGCTTACCAAGCCATCATACCACAGCATAATTATTTCGACTTGGATTATGGCACTGATTGCAAGCATACTCGGTCGCTAA
- the LOC131294809 gene encoding coiled-coil domain-containing protein 34-like has translation MEADIAELGSNLSDLSIQNQLSDTDCGSDISGGDLDEIFNTSESSEEDEYVTDGSNNCQVNSNIVGKNNSGSTENSSNGYDSDKKEGSSECSDETLTTSIDEEEDVPEVDSKVESTDRGGGDADLHFNYDVVTVADEGTSCGTIKVKILTRKRQHDPEAYQKWILAKNEEIRQKREMEKLRAQEVEEQRRREEEKRMEINNAKVQQWMQRKKQNASQGTKPTSLQATTPSCTEQFIQNNADVRFKTWLKRVKQQEEEKRAKEIMQEQLQKHARDYKKKVSEEIYKEWLKSSKNKPRPVPLNQGPHTLRGTVSKIFVNPQPWKSPCDEGSN, from the exons aTGGAGGCCGACATAGCGGAACTTGGCAG caaTCTTTCGGATCTTTCCATTCAAAACCAGCTAAGTGATACAGACTGCGGTAGCGACATATCCGGAGGGGACTTGGATGAGATTTTCAATACTTCTGAAAGTTCTGAAGAAGATGAATATGTTACGGATGGATCGAATAACTGCCAAGTAAATTCGAATATAGTTGGGAAGAACAATTCCGGCTCAACAGAAAATAGCTCTAACGGATATGATTCGGACAAAAAGGAAGGTTCTAGTGAATGCAGCGACGAAACACTTACAACTAGCATCGACGAAGAGGAGGATGTCCCGGAGGTGGATTCAAAAGTCGAATCGACTGATCGTGGAGGTGGTGATGCTGATCTACATTTT AATTATGATGTTGTGACCGTTGCGGATGAAGGCACAAGCTGCGGAACCATAAAAGTTAAAATTCTTACCAGGAAACGCCAGCATGATCCAGAGGCCTACCAAAAGTGGATACTAGCGAAAAA TGAAGAAATCCGCCAAAAacgtgaaatggaaaaacttcGTGCCCAGGAAGTAGAAGAGCAAAGGCGAcgcgaggaagaaaaacggatGGAAATCAACAACGCCAAGGTTCAACAGTGGATGCAACGTAAGAAACAAAATGCGTCCCAGGGAACAAAGCCAACTTCACTTCAGGCAACCACCCCATCCTGTACCGAGCAGTTTATTCAAAACAATGCGGATGTCCGGTTTAAGACATGGTTGAAAAGAGTCAAACAACAAGAAGAAG aaaaaagggcaaaagaGATCATGCAAGAGCAACTGCAAAAGCATGCACGTGATTATAAAAAGAAGGTTTCGGAGGAAATCTATAAAGAATGGTTGAAATCGTCCAAGAACAAACCGCGTCCGGTACCCTTGAACCAAGGGCCGCATACATTGCGGGGAACTGTTTCGAAGATTTTCGTCAACCCACAGCCATGGAAAAGTCCCTGCGATGAGGGCTCGAACTAA
- the LOC131281580 gene encoding 27 kDa hemolymph protein, whose product MFAKNLLRFALLAFIAANAIADVSNQIDVDAIRERLPANLPLPSMDEVEKLLRDKCTAAGAPTDAYDNAKSAAQTFFECGQGLIDIDQFQQEVEAAKPTGDLDTVFNKYCRKRSTLIECVNTFANAVDPCLESEEKVFKTSGLDIFKNLLNFVCHKDGDQIALFIAEKGPECFLEQKDDLIACVNNTFSGYVPETTLTSIPKLVLGPKQCEDFTKLQNCMVRELEQCDESTPANLVESLFRYVRKGSPCASNSGRK is encoded by the exons ATGTTTGCAAAAAACCTTCTCCGCTTCGCTCTGTTAGCTTTTATCG CAGCTAACGCGATCGCCGACGTGTCGAACCAAATCGATGTGGACGCTATACGCGAGCGTCTGCCAGCGAATCTTCCGCTTCCGTCCATGGACGAGGTGGAGAAGCTTCTGCGGGACAAATGCACGGCGGCTGGGGCACCGACCGACGCGTACGACAATGCCAAATCCGCCGCCCAAACGTTTTTCGAGTGCGGCCAAGGGCTGATCGATATTGATCAGTTTCAGCAGGAAGTGGAAGCGGCCAAACCAACCGGCGATCTGGACACCGTCTTCAACAAATACTGCCGCAAACGATCGACGCTGATCGAGTGTGTAAACACGTTCGCCAACGCAGTCGACCCGTGTCTGGAGTCGGAAGAGAAAGTCTTCAAAACGTCGGGCTTGGACATCTTCAAGAATCTGCTCAACTTCGTCTGCCACAAGGATGGGGATCAGATTGCAC TGTTTATTGCCGAGAAAGGTCCTGAGTGCTTCCTCGAGCAGAAGGATGATTTGATCGCCTGCGTCAATAACACATTCTCGGGGTACGTTCCGGAGACCACCTTAACCAGCATCCCGAAGCTGGTGCTCGGCCCCAAGCAATGCGA GGACTTTACGAAGCTGCAAAACTGCATGGTGCGCGAGCTGGAGCAGTGCGATGAATCCACCCCGGCCAACCTGGTCGAGTCTCTCTT